Proteins from one Natrinema salinisoli genomic window:
- a CDS encoding ABC transporter ATP-binding protein, translated as MASEQLLTTTAEGRDREPATGDPVLELDGIAKGFGSEDVIGDLSLSVRDGEILTLLGPSGCGKTTTLRLIAGLEKPDTGRVRLQDETVAGEGRFVPPEERGVGVVFQDFALFPHLTARENIAFGLQDWNEADRDDHVDDLLELVGLADHGEDYPDELSGGQQQRIALARSLAPEPEMLLLDEPFSNLDVDLRVEMREEVRRIIKETGVTAVSVTHDQEEALSISDRVAVMSDGDIEQIDTPQQVFQQPESRFVAGFLGHASFLSGDVRGDHVDTALGRVLRGDVNGLAHQYDGTAVDLLVRPDDVTAYPAEESEADGRVVYRRYLGPTVLYRVELDGGETIECMHNHSDRINLDERVGVRVTADHDLAWFPADHREELDEDADATAAGAD; from the coding sequence ATGGCGAGCGAACAACTACTCACGACGACGGCCGAAGGAAGGGATCGAGAACCGGCGACTGGAGACCCCGTTCTCGAACTCGACGGAATCGCGAAGGGCTTCGGCAGCGAAGACGTCATCGGCGACCTGTCACTGTCCGTCCGCGACGGCGAGATTCTGACGCTACTCGGTCCGTCGGGCTGTGGCAAGACCACGACGCTCCGGCTGATCGCCGGGCTGGAGAAACCCGATACCGGACGAGTCCGGCTCCAGGACGAGACCGTCGCCGGTGAGGGTCGCTTCGTACCGCCCGAGGAGCGGGGCGTCGGTGTCGTCTTCCAGGACTTCGCGCTCTTTCCCCACCTGACTGCCCGCGAGAACATCGCCTTCGGGCTGCAAGACTGGAACGAGGCAGACCGCGACGACCACGTCGACGACCTCCTCGAGCTGGTCGGCCTCGCGGATCACGGCGAGGACTATCCAGACGAACTCTCGGGTGGACAACAACAGCGGATCGCCCTCGCGCGGTCGCTGGCCCCCGAACCGGAGATGCTGTTGCTCGACGAGCCGTTCTCAAATCTGGACGTCGATCTGCGGGTCGAGATGCGCGAGGAGGTCCGGCGGATCATCAAGGAGACCGGCGTCACCGCCGTCTCCGTCACACACGATCAGGAGGAAGCGCTGTCGATCTCCGATCGAGTCGCCGTGATGAGCGACGGAGACATTGAACAGATCGATACCCCACAGCAGGTGTTCCAGCAACCGGAATCCCGGTTCGTCGCCGGCTTCCTCGGTCACGCCAGTTTCCTCTCCGGCGACGTCCGCGGCGACCACGTCGACACCGCGCTCGGGCGCGTGCTCCGCGGCGACGTCAACGGGCTCGCCCACCAGTACGACGGCACCGCCGTCGACCTGCTCGTGCGTCCGGACGACGTGACGGCCTACCCCGCCGAGGAATCCGAGGCCGACGGCCGCGTCGTCTACCGACGATACCTCGGTCCGACCGTCCTCTACCGCGTCGAGCTCGACGGCGGCGAAACCATCGAGTGCATGCACAACCACTCCGATCGGATCAACCTCGACGAGCGCGTCGGCGTGCGCGTCACCGCCGACCACGACCTCGCGTGGTTCCCCGCGGATCACCGCGAGGAGCTCGACGAGGACGCCGACGCAACCGCTGCCGGGGCTGACTGA
- a CDS encoding DUF5793 family protein, whose translation MRREHFTLDVTNIDWVETGGEPQKPAVSIDFTGPATLLRERLTGPDGNVLDASETDVALRLQGPLGNDTTGVVSVTNRVTGEFILELNEDAEDVLQFIRAARGYGEDAGDDEGRYEVALTLDGDSFVTYDKGTFLVYDEEGSLLRQHSLIPSGVEL comes from the coding sequence ATGAGGCGCGAGCACTTCACGTTAGACGTTACCAATATCGACTGGGTCGAAACCGGCGGCGAACCCCAGAAACCCGCTGTATCGATCGATTTCACCGGCCCAGCGACGCTGCTCCGCGAGCGCCTGACTGGTCCCGACGGGAACGTTCTCGACGCGAGCGAAACGGACGTCGCCCTTCGTCTCCAGGGGCCGCTCGGGAACGATACCACGGGAGTAGTGAGCGTGACCAACCGCGTCACCGGCGAGTTCATCCTCGAACTCAACGAGGACGCCGAGGACGTCCTCCAGTTCATCCGAGCGGCTCGAGGCTACGGGGAGGACGCCGGCGACGACGAGGGCCGGTACGAGGTGGCACTCACACTCGATGGCGACTCGTTCGTCACTTACGACAAAGGGACCTTTCTCGTCTACGACGAGGAGGGCAGTCTCCTCCGTCAGCACAGTCTGATTCCGAGCGGCGTCGAACTGTAG
- a CDS encoding type II/IV secretion system ATPase subunit: MDPPPSTESDADRDGTLGRDSGADGSARDEAAPAADTESTPASDGDPTAAVDTESNSAASGGPQGESTIDAVRRAVRRVVETVRGSTVDIDDYDPDAHGPLVTFDGPDGLEEVDRYWVDAPFSFVSIGYDHDANEHRYHTVEPTLSEDETVLLEALFEDVRDPLLYREDEGGDIETLLRETIRDALERYGAELETATFYRLFYYIYRDFRGYGPLDPIMRDPHVEDVSCDGYDLPIFVYHDEYTDIETSVSFGKTDLDRFVVRLAQHSGRHISIGDPMVETTLPDGSRAELALGEEVTPRGSAFTIRKYAEDPFTPIDLLEYGTFNVEQLAYLWLAIEHNKSLLFAGGTASGKTTSMNAISMFIPPRSKVVTIEDTRELQLSHDNWLSSITRERLHEGTDVTMYDLLRSALRHRPEYIVVGEVRGEEAMTLFQAMNTGHTTYSTMHADSVQTAINRLENEPINVPRSMVQSLDILSIQTLTRSGDQRVRRNKVLAEIEGVDQRTGELDYSTAYTWDGETDSFRSSGSQVLTEIRDERGWSQKELLTEVENRERFLEYLRANGIDDYQRFTAMVNEYYSDPDRVLETIADDETGTKVDRERGETVEREHEGTVERGHGATTELETGDDAPRER; encoded by the coding sequence ATGGACCCACCACCATCCACCGAGTCGGACGCGGATCGAGACGGTACCCTCGGACGCGATAGCGGAGCCGACGGGTCCGCTCGAGACGAGGCGGCCCCCGCAGCCGACACCGAGTCGACACCGGCCTCCGACGGCGATCCGACGGCGGCCGTCGACACCGAGTCGAATTCGGCCGCGTCCGGTGGTCCACAGGGCGAGTCGACGATCGACGCCGTTCGACGCGCCGTTCGACGTGTCGTCGAAACGGTCCGCGGCTCGACCGTCGATATCGACGACTACGATCCGGACGCTCACGGGCCGCTGGTCACGTTCGACGGCCCGGACGGTCTCGAGGAAGTCGACCGCTACTGGGTCGACGCCCCGTTTTCGTTCGTTTCGATCGGCTACGATCACGACGCCAACGAACACCGGTATCACACCGTCGAACCGACGCTCAGCGAGGACGAGACGGTCCTGCTCGAGGCGCTGTTCGAAGACGTTCGCGATCCCCTGCTGTACCGCGAGGACGAGGGTGGCGACATCGAGACGCTGCTCCGAGAGACGATCCGCGATGCCCTCGAGCGATACGGGGCCGAGCTCGAGACGGCGACGTTCTACCGCCTATTCTATTACATCTACCGGGATTTCCGGGGATACGGGCCGCTCGATCCGATCATGCGCGATCCGCACGTCGAGGACGTCTCCTGTGACGGCTACGATCTGCCGATCTTCGTCTACCACGACGAGTACACCGACATCGAGACGTCGGTGTCCTTCGGGAAGACCGATCTCGACCGGTTCGTCGTTCGGCTGGCCCAGCACTCCGGCCGGCACATCTCCATCGGCGATCCGATGGTCGAGACGACGTTGCCCGACGGCTCGCGTGCCGAACTCGCGCTGGGAGAAGAGGTGACGCCCCGGGGATCGGCCTTCACGATCCGAAAGTACGCAGAGGATCCGTTTACGCCGATCGATCTGCTCGAGTACGGCACGTTCAACGTCGAGCAGTTGGCGTACCTCTGGCTCGCGATCGAGCACAACAAGAGCCTGCTCTTCGCGGGCGGCACTGCGTCGGGGAAGACCACGAGCATGAACGCCATCTCGATGTTCATTCCGCCGCGGTCGAAGGTGGTCACGATCGAGGATACCCGCGAGCTCCAGCTCTCCCACGACAACTGGCTCTCGTCGATCACGCGCGAGCGCCTCCACGAGGGCACGGACGTGACGATGTACGACCTGCTTCGCTCCGCGCTTCGCCACCGACCGGAGTACATCGTCGTCGGGGAGGTCCGCGGCGAGGAGGCGATGACCCTCTTCCAGGCGATGAACACCGGTCACACCACTTACTCGACGATGCACGCGGATTCGGTGCAGACGGCGATCAACCGGCTCGAGAACGAGCCGATCAACGTGCCCCGGTCGATGGTACAGAGCCTCGATATCCTCTCGATTCAGACGCTGACCCGGTCGGGTGACCAGCGCGTGCGCCGGAACAAGGTCCTCGCCGAGATCGAGGGCGTCGACCAGCGGACCGGCGAACTCGATTACTCGACCGCCTACACCTGGGACGGCGAGACCGACAGCTTCCGGAGTTCGGGCAGTCAGGTTCTCACCGAAATCCGCGACGAACGAGGCTGGAGCCAGAAGGAACTGCTGACCGAAGTCGAGAACCGCGAACGATTCCTCGAGTACCTCCGTGCGAACGGGATCGACGACTACCAGCGATTCACCGCGATGGTCAACGAGTACTACAGCGATCCGGATCGCGTCCTCGAGACGATCGCGGACGACGAGACCGGGACCAAAGTCGATCGCGAACGCGGAGAGACGGTCGAACGCGAGCACGAAGGGACGGTCGAACGCGGGCACGGGGCGACGACCGAACTCGAGACCGGAGACGACGCACCTCGAGAGCGATGA
- a CDS encoding type II secretion system F family protein produces MRLVTVVPLLGAALLCVPLVLARYSTRLERVLYRVSIRAFGSYVDALRDEWSGKKATLRAAHAPTTVREYGSVTLLYTVLAVLVGAVFGLYAIWGLLELLSVDPETMREALPGFLEFIAGIGGVPTLSLGELVVLLLGSSLTVGAVAGGGTYWLRWWYPSYVADGRARRIEAGLPATVAFVYALSKSGMAFPTVVRIVAAQEDTYGEAAAEFSVAVRQMDTFGTDVITALQTMGRRSPSPQFREFTENLVSVLQSGQGLSEFLERQYQDYREEAESQQQSILDLLATLAEAYVTVLVAGPLFLITILVVIGIAAGDTFGQLQVIVYVLLPVANVGFMVYLSMVTDKLDPSNGVDGEPDAIDPPAADRPDRTAAAASNGPGPRPHPNVERVRYFRRLQGVRERFGHPIRTLVERPSLTLVVTLPIVLAAIAGRVPAALEGGFDVTAVDDTVAVGAFGAFSVFAIAYELHRRRLEAIEAAVPDLLDRLASVNEAGLSIVSAVDRVRDSDLGPLSAELDRVWADVQWGADLQTALRRLGARVGTRSIARVVTLLTESMNASGNLATTLRIAARQAAADRRLERERRQAMLEYMVVVYVSFLVFLFIIGVLAGYLLPNLPTGGAELAAGSGVDELGGLSAADADAYATLFYHATLVQGSLSGLIAGQLSTGDIRAGAKHAAVMIGLSVLLFALLV; encoded by the coding sequence ATGAGGCTCGTAACCGTCGTTCCGCTGCTCGGTGCGGCGCTGCTCTGTGTCCCCCTCGTCCTCGCGAGATACTCGACTCGGCTCGAGCGCGTCCTGTACCGGGTGTCGATCCGAGCCTTCGGTAGCTACGTCGACGCGCTCCGGGACGAGTGGTCCGGGAAGAAGGCGACGTTGCGGGCCGCACACGCCCCGACGACGGTACGGGAATACGGATCGGTGACGTTGCTCTACACCGTTCTCGCCGTCCTCGTCGGGGCAGTGTTCGGACTCTACGCCATCTGGGGGCTCCTGGAACTGCTCTCGGTCGACCCCGAGACGATGCGAGAGGCGCTGCCAGGGTTCCTCGAGTTCATCGCCGGGATCGGGGGCGTGCCGACGCTGTCGCTCGGCGAACTCGTCGTCCTGTTGCTCGGTTCCTCGCTCACGGTAGGAGCCGTGGCCGGCGGTGGGACCTACTGGCTTCGATGGTGGTACCCGAGCTACGTCGCCGACGGCCGAGCCCGCCGAATCGAGGCGGGGTTGCCGGCGACGGTCGCGTTCGTCTACGCGCTCTCGAAGAGCGGCATGGCGTTCCCGACGGTCGTCAGGATCGTCGCCGCGCAGGAGGACACCTACGGCGAGGCCGCCGCGGAGTTCTCCGTCGCGGTCCGTCAGATGGACACCTTCGGGACCGACGTCATCACTGCCCTCCAGACGATGGGGCGTCGCTCGCCGAGCCCGCAGTTCCGCGAGTTCACCGAGAACCTGGTCAGCGTCCTCCAGAGCGGACAGGGGCTCTCCGAGTTCCTCGAGCGCCAGTACCAGGATTACCGCGAGGAAGCCGAGTCCCAACAGCAGAGCATCCTCGACCTGCTCGCGACGCTGGCCGAAGCCTACGTCACGGTGCTGGTCGCGGGCCCGCTCTTTCTCATCACCATCCTCGTCGTGATCGGCATCGCGGCCGGCGACACGTTCGGGCAGTTACAGGTCATCGTCTACGTGCTCTTGCCCGTCGCGAACGTCGGGTTCATGGTGTACCTGAGCATGGTGACGGACAAGCTCGACCCCAGTAACGGGGTCGACGGGGAACCGGACGCGATCGACCCGCCCGCCGCGGATCGACCGGACCGAACCGCGGCCGCCGCCAGCAACGGACCGGGACCGCGCCCGCATCCGAACGTCGAACGGGTCCGGTACTTCCGTCGGCTGCAGGGCGTCCGCGAGCGCTTCGGCCACCCCATTCGGACGCTCGTCGAGCGCCCGTCGCTCACGCTCGTCGTAACCCTCCCGATCGTCCTCGCGGCGATCGCGGGTCGGGTTCCCGCCGCGCTCGAGGGGGGATTCGACGTCACTGCCGTCGACGACACCGTCGCCGTCGGTGCGTTCGGAGCGTTCTCCGTTTTCGCGATTGCGTACGAACTCCATCGGCGGCGGCTCGAGGCGATCGAGGCCGCCGTGCCGGACCTGCTCGATCGCCTCGCCAGCGTCAACGAGGCCGGACTGTCGATCGTCTCGGCGGTCGATCGGGTTCGGGATTCGGATCTCGGCCCGCTCAGCGCCGAGCTCGACCGCGTCTGGGCCGACGTCCAGTGGGGTGCGGATCTCCAGACCGCACTTCGGCGGTTGGGGGCACGCGTGGGGACTCGATCGATCGCCCGCGTGGTCACGCTCCTCACCGAGTCGATGAACGCGAGCGGGAATCTCGCGACCACGCTCCGGATCGCCGCGCGACAGGCGGCGGCCGACCGCCGGCTCGAGCGCGAGCGCAGACAGGCGATGCTCGAGTACATGGTCGTCGTCTACGTCTCGTTTCTGGTCTTCCTCTTCATTATCGGTGTGCTCGCGGGCTACCTGCTTCCGAACCTTCCGACCGGCGGGGCGGAACTGGCAGCCGGCTCCGGCGTCGACGAACTGGGCGGACTCTCCGCCGCGGATGCCGACGCCTACGCGACGCTTTTCTATCACGCGACGCTCGTGCAGGGCTCGCTCTCGGGACTGATCGCCGGCCAGCTGAGCACCGGCGACATCAGAGCGGGCGCGAAACACGCCGCCGTCATGATCGGACTCTCCGTGCTCCTCTTCGCGCTCCTCGTGTGA
- a CDS encoding 30S ribosomal protein S15, whose product MARMHTRRRGSSGSDKPSADEPPEWSDVDPADIEDRVVELAEQGHDPSQIGMKLRDEGVTGTPVPDVKLATGKKITEILEENDARADIPEDLWNLMERAVRLREHVQRNQQDYQNKRALQNTEAKVRRLVKYYRGDELEPDFTYTPEFAKELIEDAE is encoded by the coding sequence ATGGCACGAATGCACACCCGCCGTCGCGGCTCGTCCGGTTCGGACAAGCCGTCGGCAGACGAACCGCCGGAGTGGAGCGACGTCGACCCAGCAGACATCGAAGACCGGGTCGTCGAACTAGCCGAGCAGGGCCACGATCCCAGCCAGATCGGGATGAAGCTGCGTGACGAAGGCGTCACCGGTACGCCCGTTCCCGACGTCAAGCTGGCGACCGGGAAGAAGATCACCGAGATCCTCGAGGAGAACGACGCGCGAGCGGACATCCCCGAGGATCTCTGGAACCTGATGGAGCGCGCCGTGCGCCTGCGCGAGCACGTCCAGCGGAACCAGCAGGACTACCAGAACAAGCGCGCCCTGCAGAACACCGAAGCGAAGGTTCGCCGCCTGGTCAAATACTACCGCGGCGACGAGCTCGAGCCGGACTTCACGTACACGCCCGAGTTCGCGAAGGAACTCATCGAAGACGCGGAGTAA
- a CDS encoding exonuclease encodes MSTEGRSAEPVSATSALESAGFVRLVARADGDGLAASGLIASALAERETPFQVTIGRTIAERSARVDPPTNEDDRTIVVGAADAAADTDDVIRLAATDRPATLEAVDLVREIGGTPDPVLALAGVVAGGSEPGAGESEWLLETAIERELLEQRPGVAVPTSDPIDGVAHSTRLRAPWSGDIDATRETLSDAVDGNSDALDTEDHRAIGSLVALDAVGADEATDATAESIGRLLRPYATPDHAFATLGGFADVLEALARTEPGTGTALAMGHDVREAALDVWREHGRRAHESLSSASTGRYDGLFVVDVDDGPVETIATIVAASRSPEPVVLVVGHGEAALATREADSLGTTVEGVAREVAGAAPETEPVSEDGSEIGVEYDVGHRRGYLRYDPDVDDSTIIAAVREFR; translated from the coding sequence ATGTCCACCGAGGGTCGATCCGCCGAGCCGGTGTCCGCCACGAGCGCGCTCGAGAGCGCCGGCTTCGTCCGCCTCGTCGCCCGCGCCGACGGCGACGGGCTCGCCGCGAGCGGCCTCATCGCGAGCGCCCTCGCAGAGCGGGAGACGCCGTTTCAGGTGACTATCGGTCGGACGATCGCGGAGCGATCCGCACGCGTCGACCCACCGACGAACGAGGACGACCGGACGATCGTCGTCGGGGCGGCCGACGCGGCCGCCGATACCGACGACGTGATTCGGCTCGCAGCGACCGACCGACCCGCCACGCTCGAGGCCGTCGATCTCGTCCGCGAGATCGGCGGGACGCCGGATCCGGTGCTCGCACTGGCCGGCGTCGTCGCCGGCGGCAGCGAACCCGGTGCGGGCGAGAGCGAGTGGCTCCTCGAGACCGCGATCGAACGCGAACTCCTCGAGCAGCGACCGGGCGTCGCGGTACCGACTTCGGATCCGATCGACGGCGTCGCGCACTCGACGCGCCTGCGCGCGCCATGGTCTGGCGATATCGACGCGACTCGCGAGACGCTTTCGGACGCCGTCGACGGCAATTCCGACGCGCTTGACACGGAAGACCATCGAGCGATCGGCTCGCTCGTCGCGCTCGACGCCGTCGGTGCCGACGAGGCGACCGACGCCACGGCGGAGTCGATCGGCCGGCTCCTTCGACCCTACGCCACACCCGACCACGCCTTCGCGACGCTCGGCGGCTTCGCCGACGTACTCGAGGCGCTGGCACGGACCGAACCCGGCACCGGCACGGCACTCGCGATGGGACACGATGTCCGCGAGGCCGCACTCGACGTCTGGCGCGAACACGGCCGCCGCGCTCACGAGTCGCTCTCGAGTGCGTCGACCGGTCGCTACGACGGATTGTTCGTCGTCGACGTCGACGACGGTCCCGTCGAAACGATCGCGACGATCGTGGCGGCCTCCCGGTCGCCGGAGCCAGTCGTCCTCGTCGTCGGACACGGCGAGGCGGCGCTCGCGACGCGCGAGGCCGACTCCCTCGGCACGACCGTCGAGGGCGTCGCTCGCGAAGTCGCCGGTGCGGCGCCTGAGACGGAACCGGTTTCCGAAGACGGCTCCGAGATCGGCGTCGAGTACGACGTCGGCCACCGGCGTGGCTACCTGCGATACGACCCGGACGTGGACGATTCGACCATCATCGCGGCAGTGAGGGAGTTCCGATGA
- a CDS encoding KEOPS complex subunit Pcc1 yields MSRRATIRTAHDDAALIARALSPDNTDEMTTTVERDTAADAAGDERAGTIVTRIDRETTSGLQSTVDDYVVNLEVAIDVASQARTEQRDQPTDTGPVSDHDTNTTHNE; encoded by the coding sequence ATGAGCCGGCGAGCGACGATTCGGACGGCACACGACGACGCGGCCCTCATCGCGCGGGCACTCAGCCCGGACAATACCGACGAGATGACGACCACCGTCGAACGCGACACCGCTGCAGACGCGGCGGGCGACGAGCGCGCCGGGACGATCGTCACGCGGATCGACCGCGAGACGACGAGCGGCCTGCAGTCGACGGTCGACGACTACGTCGTCAACCTCGAGGTCGCGATCGACGTCGCGTCGCAGGCACGAACCGAACAGCGCGATCAACCGACGGACACGGGACCTGTGTCCGATCACGATACCAACACAACACACAATGAGTGA